The Streptomyces hundungensis genome contains the following window.
GAGATCGCTGGCGTCGCGAGCGGCGTCGTACACATAGCTGAGCAGCCACCCCGGGCCACCCGGTCGGTCGTCCGCCGGAGCGAACGCCGCCTCCGCCGGAGCCCGACCCGCCCCGAACTCGTGCCGCGCCAGCGATCCCGTCCGCAGGTCGTAGCGGAGCAGCGCCCCCGATATCGGCCCCGAGGACGGCGTCTGCGCCACCGTGACATGCCCGAACCGGGACTCCCTCCCCGCCAGCCGGTCATCGATCCGGGGGAACTCACAGGCCTGGTCGTCCAGCTGCTCCTCACGGACCGTCCCGGCCGCCAGGTCCAGCGTCCACTTCCACAGCGTGGGCCCGCTCGCCCCCAGGCGCTCGTACCGCACCACATGCAGCACGATCCGCTCCCCGCCCCCGGCGCCGTCACCGGGCTCGTCATGGGCGTTCAGCGCGTGGAAGACATAACAAGGGTCGATCGTCAGCCAACGCACTTCGCCGTAGGGATCGTCCCGGCGCAGCACACCGAGCCGTGCCCCGTACTCGGCGTCCCAGCGATAGGGGAGCCCGCCACCGGGCCGCATCGCCGTCTCCAGGTCGAAGACGGCCGGCAGGTCCATGAACACCACATGCGAGGCGGTGAGATGGAAGTCGTGCATCATCGTGGCCGCTAGTACCTCCACCGGCCTGCTCACCACCAACTCGCCGGTGGCGTCGGCGCGGTGATAGGTGAGGTACGGCTCGCTGAGCATCCCGTATCCGAAGAAGTGCAGTTCTCCGGTGACCGGGCAGGTCTTGGGGTGCGCGGTCATGGCGGTGGTGAGCCGCCCGCCGAAGTCGTACGCCCCCAGCGTCTTCAGTTCGCGGCCCGGCCGGCCGTCCAGTTCGTACGGGTAGGACGACTCGACCAGGGCCAGGGTGCGGCCGGCGTGGCGCACCACATGGGTGTTGGCGACCCCGGCGGTGAGATCGGTGTTCCCCTGCCGGTCGTGGACCCGCGCCCCGTCGGTGAAGGTCGAGGTGCGCACCCAGCGGTTGCGGTAGGAGCGGGCCCGGCCCCCTTCGAGGCGGACGCCGTGGACCATGCCGTCCCCGAAGAACCAGTGCGGTGAGGCCGCGTCCTGCGGGTTCGGCCCGTTGCGCACGTACCAGCCGGTCAGCTCGGGGGGTATGGCACCGGTAACGGTCAGCTCGTGAGTGGTCAGCTCGTCGGGGACGGGGGCGAAGTTGCCCGCGAGGTGCGGGGCCGACGGCGTGCGCTCCGCGGAGGTGCCGGCTGCGGCGGTCATCGTGCGGCGCCCTTCTGGACGGCGGCGCGGCGGGCCCGCTCCGGGTACT
Protein-coding sequences here:
- a CDS encoding carotenoid oxygenase family protein, which produces MTAAAGTSAERTPSAPHLAGNFAPVPDELTTHELTVTGAIPPELTGWYVRNGPNPQDAASPHWFFGDGMVHGVRLEGGRARSYRNRWVRTSTFTDGARVHDRQGNTDLTAGVANTHVVRHAGRTLALVESSYPYELDGRPGRELKTLGAYDFGGRLTTAMTAHPKTCPVTGELHFFGYGMLSEPYLTYHRADATGELVVSRPVEVLAATMMHDFHLTASHVVFMDLPAVFDLETAMRPGGGLPYRWDAEYGARLGVLRRDDPYGEVRWLTIDPCYVFHALNAHDEPGDGAGGGERIVLHVVRYERLGASGPTLWKWTLDLAAGTVREEQLDDQACEFPRIDDRLAGRESRFGHVTVAQTPSSGPISGALLRYDLRTGSLARHEFGAGRAPAEAAFAPADDRPGGPGWLLSYVYDAARDASDLVILDADDLAAAPVATVHLPQRVPFGFHGNWLADQ